The following coding sequences lie in one Cryptococcus neoformans var. neoformans B-3501A chromosome 2, whole genome shotgun sequence genomic window:
- a CDS encoding hypothetical protein (Match to ESTs gb|CF186473.1|CF186473, gb|CF186168.1|CF186168; HMMPfam hit to GTP_EFTU, Elongation factor Tu GTP binding domain, score: 120.9, E(): 3e-33), which translates to MPPKNKVKKGGKKNLDDDEFWEKKEAALDQSEAPIQADEAPEKDSKAGNSLFDLLEDGDAVSDEEGGGLMATIAANAAKKDKKKKKKASKFADLDDEVDEAEPSPAVDTKPNLDDEWPEEDVKPKKGKKGKKDKKKAVEEDEELDEITAPADEQPEPITAVNPDDEWPEEDVKPKKGKKGKKGKKVEEEEDIDAILEKAAAERKAQEAVAAPAKATPEPEAEEAEEAEDEGPKILSKAQKEKLKKEKEKAKKKAQAAAKKAQATPTESPAEPTEIAEAEEDEGDEEGAAGGDKKKKKKKKAAAKPAEPVPSAKGKKIPAHIAAMQAAMEERRRLEEEAQKAEEERLKKIEEEEARIAAEEAAEAEAKAAKKAKEKEKLAKAKAEGKLLTPAQKRERAAAEARKQAMLAAGMVVAGLQEGGAAEKKKKPVYGNKKKQQQQQQKPKETPTPTTTAPAAPAPESEAPKAEEKKEENEDDWDKSDNEVKKATAAVEKLKVEESEDDWDKSDEEPAPEPARASTPAAKEAPASPAKNVAEKPAEKAAASTQTQPAPKAASAPAKANGKPAPAPAEESSSEEEESSSEEESSDEDSDEDSDEDSDDELAARKAKALQKIQERREAAQAAKSSDDLRSPICCILGHVDTGKTKLLDKIRQTSVQEGEAGGITQQIGATFFPRSAIEEKTEVVNKDHAYKVQIPGLLIIDTPGHESFTNLRSRGSSLCNIAILVVDITHGLEPQTIESLNLLRQGRTPFIVALNKIDRMYGWKASPNAGFRETLNAQSKSVRSEFDDRVAKTKLAFAEQGLNAEIFDENKNLGRNISLVPTSAVTGEGIPDMLMLLVKLTQERMNANLMYISELECTILEVKVIEGLGTTVDVVLSNGVMREGDKIVLCGTDGPIVTQVRALLTPQPMREMRIKGQYVHHKEVKAALGVKISAPGLEKAIAGARLYVAQDDDEVEAFKDMAMDDLTSLGRFVTKSGKGVWVQASTLGSLEALLTFLEQMKIPVFNFGIGPVHKSTIVKAGTMLDKAPEYAVILAFDVQIEKEAQELAQKAGMKIFSAMIIYHLFDAFTKYMSEVQEAKRKEAAPNAVWPVRLKILKAFAHRDPIILGCDIIEGTMRIGTPMGVVKVDKETGKREVVPLGKITSIEINHKPFEVVKRSQIGAGAAVKIERAPHQSAKLYGRHFDDKDEVVSLISRQSIDTLKANFRDQVELSDWAMIKKMKVEQGVP; encoded by the exons ATGCCGCCAAAAAACAAGGTAAAGAAGGgcgggaagaagaacctcgatgatgacgagtTCTG ggagaaaaaggaagctgCTCTCGACCAATCCGAGGCCCCTATTCAAGCCGATGAGGCACCCGAGAAGGATAGCAAAGCCGGTAACAGTCTTTTTGACCttttggaggatggagacgCTGTGTCGGATGAAGAGGGCGGCGGATTGATG GCCACTATTGCTGCCAACGCCGCGAAAAAGGataagaaaaagaagaaaaaggccTCAAAGTTTGCCGATCTCGATGACGAGGTTGATGAGGCTGAACCTTCCCCCGCCGTCGACACCAAACCCAActtggatgatgaatggcccgaagaggatgtcaagccgaagaagggaaagaaagggaagaaggacaagaagaaggctgtggaagaggatgaggagctTGACGAGATAACGGCTCCGGCTGATGAGCAACCAGAGCCCATCACAGCCGTGAACCCCGATGACGAATGGCCcgaggaggatgtcaagcccaagaagggtaagaagggaaagaagggaaagaaggttgaagaggaagaggacatTGATGCCATCTTGGAGAAGGCTGCCGCTGAGCGAAAGGCTCAAGAGGCCGTCGCTGCTCCTGCCAAGGCGACGCCGGAACCcgaggcggaggaggccgaggaggccgaggatgagggaCCTAAAATCCTTTCCAAGGctcagaaggagaagctcaagaaggagaaggagaag gccaagaagaaggctcaGGCTGCCGCCAAGAAGGCTCAAGCTACTCCCACCGAATCCCCGGCCGAGCCTACTGAAATTGCCGAggctgaggaagatgaaggcgaCGAAGAGGGCGCCGCCGGAGGTGataagaagaaaaagaagaagaagaaggctgctgctAAACCAGCTGAGCCTGTCCCTTCTgccaagggcaagaaaaTCCCTGCTCATATTGCCGCGATGCAGGCCGCTATGGAGGAAAGGCGACgattggaggaggaggctcagaaggctgaggaagagaggttgaagaagattgaagaggaagaggcgaggattgctgctgaagaagctgcGGAGGCGGAGGCCAAGGcggcgaagaaggccaaggagaaggagaaactCGCAAAGGCCAAGGCTGAAGGGAAATTATTGACTCCTGCgcagaagagggaaagggcgGCTGCCGAGGCCAGAAAACAAGCCATGTTGGCGGCTGGTATGGTTGTTGCTGGTTTACAGGAAGGTGGTGCGgcggaaaagaagaagaagcctgTCTATGGtaacaagaagaaacaacaacagcagcaacaaaaGCCCAAGGAAACCCCTACTCCTACCACTACCGCTCCAGCCGCTCCTGCACCTGAATCCGAAGCCCCCAAggccgaggagaagaaggaagaaaacgAGGACGATTGGGACAAGTCTGATAacgaggtgaagaaggctaCCGCTGCCGTTGAAAAGCTCAAAGTTGAGGAGTCTGAGGATGACTGGGACAAGTCTGACGAAGAGCCTGCTCCTGAGCCTGCCAGGGCTAGTACCCCTGCTGCTAAAGAAGCTCCCGCCAGCCCCGCAAAGAATGTGGCCGAAAAGCCTGCAGAGAAGGCCGCTGCTTCCACCCAAACTCAGCCTGCTCCTAAGGCCGCCAGTGCCCCTGCAAAGGCAAATGGCAAGCCTGCCCCTGCCCCTGCCGAAGAGTCTTCctctgaggaagaggaatcttcttctgaagaagagtcttCCGATGAAGACTCTGACGAGGACTCTGATGAGGACTCCGATGATGAGCTCGCCGCCCGAAAAGCCAAGGCTTTGCAGAAAATccaggaaagaagggaggcaGCACAAGCAGCAAAGAGCAGCGACGATTTGCGATCTCCTATCTGTTGTATTTTGGGTCACGTCGACACTGGTAAGACCAAGTTGCTTGACAAG ATCCGACAAACCTCTGTCCAAGAGGGTGAAGCCGGTGGTATCACTCAGCAAATCGGTGCCACATTCTTCCCCAGGTCTGCTATTGAAGAGAAGACCGAGGTCGTCAACAAG GACCATGCCTACAAAGTCCAGATCCCTGGTTTGCTCATTATCGACACTCCCGGTCACGAGTCTTTCACTAACCTCCGATCCCGTGGTTCTTCCCTCTGTAACATTGCCATCTTGGTCGTTGACATTACT CACGGTCTTGAGCCCCAGACTATTGAGTCTCTTAACCTTCTCCGACAGGGCCGAACTCCTTTCATCGTTGCCCTCAACAAGATTGATAGGATGTACGGCTGGAAGGCCTCGCCTAACGCCGGTTTCCGAGAGACTCTCAACGCCCAGTCCAAATCTGTTCGATCAGAGTTTGATGACCGTGTGGCCAAGACCAAGCTTGCATTCGCCGAGCAAGGTCTCAACGCCGAGATCTTTGACGAGAACAAGAACCTTGGTCGTAACATCTCCCTCGTGCCCACCTCTGCCGTTACCGGCGAGGGTATTCCTGACATGCTGATGTTGCTCGTCAAGCTCACTCAAGAAAGAATGAACGCCAACTTGATGTACATCTCTGAACTTGAATGTACTATTCTTGAAGTTAAAGTCATCGAAGGTTTGGGTACAACTGTCGACGTTGTCTTATCCAACGGTGTGATGCGTGAGGGTGACAAGATTGTGTTATGTGGAACAGACGGACCGATCGTTACGCAGGTCAGAGCGTTGCTCACGCCTCAGCCCATGCGAGAAATGCGTATTAAA GGTCAATACGTCCACCAcaaagaagtcaaagcGGCTTTGGGTGTCAAGATCTCTGCCCCTGGTCTCGAAAAGGCGATTGCTGGTGCCCGTCTGTATGTTGCTCAGGATGACGACGAGGTTGAAGCGTTCAAGGACATGGCTATGGACGATCTTACTTCGCTTGGGCGATTTGTGACCAAGTCTGGCAAGGGTGTCTGGGTACAAGCCAGTACTTTGGGTTCCCTTGAAGCCCTTCTTACTTTCTTGGAACAGATGAAGATCCCTGTGTTCAACTTTGGCATCGGACCTGTGCACAAGAGTACTATTGTCAAGGCTGGTACCATGTTGGACAAAGCACCCGAATATGCCGTCATATTGGCGTTCGATGTCCAgatcgagaaggaggctcAGGAGTTGGCCCAGAAGGCTGGTATGAAGATCTTCTCTG CTATGATTATCTACCACCTCTTCGATGCTTTCACCAAGTACATGTCTGAGGTTCAGGAAGccaagaggaaggaggccGCCCCTAACGCTGTCTGGCCTGTTCGTCTCAAGATCCTGAAGGCCTTTGCCCACCGAGACCCCATCATTCTGGGTTGTGACATCATTGAGGGTACTATGCGCATTGGGACACCGATGGGTGTAGTGAAGGTCGACAAGGAGActggaaagagagaggttGTTCCTTTGGGTAAAAT CACCTCGATTGAGATCAACCACAAGCCATTCGAGGTTGTCAAGAGGTCGCAGATTGGTGCGGGAGCTGCTGTCAAGATTGAGCGTGCACCTCATCAATCTGCCAAGCTTTATGGACGACA CTTTGACGACAAAGACGAGGTTGTATCTTTAATCTCAAGACAAAGTATTGACACCCTTA AGGCCAACTTCCGAGACCAAGTCGAACTTTCCGACTGGGCgatgatcaagaagatgaaggtcgAACAAGGTGTCCCATAA
- a CDS encoding hypothetical protein (Match to ESTs gb|CF184712.1|CF184712, gb|CF183262.1|CF183262, gb|CF183131.1|CF183131; HMMPfam hit to mRNA_cap_C, mRNA capping enzyme, C-terminal domain, score: 102.5, E(): 1e-27; HMMPfam hit to mRNA_cap_enzyme, mRNA capping enzyme, catalytic domain, score: 194.2, E(): 2.6e-55) has protein sequence MPAHTPIPDIPGELLTDPTLQYFLAERVSNLCGIGGGKFPGSQPVSFSSSSLELLENEDFWVCEKSDGVRVLIFIVVNQSTEQQEVWLIDRKQRFFKVQGLYFAHWENRSAFLGETLLDGELVIDIDPISGAQTLMYYAFDCMVLHGENIMEKPLLKRYARLRDWVVRPFEKALSANPDMRRTIPFMVVAKREELSYHLRFVMEEHIPKLKHGHDGLIFTCVHTPYVAGTDENILKWKPPSENSIDFKVELRFPPLPDSDEPDYSAKPEFLLNTWLGGDRYEFFDFMAMTDEEWQRFKESEEQLDERIVEVCWDSQIQAWKMLRMRDDKPHGNHKSIVDKILVSINDGVEIEELYARADTIKAAWKERGKQRSQQQPPQTQRPPPPAYGQDLHTPGHGYAHTGYNPDYSHPPPQQGVMSGLRR, from the exons ATGCCGGCCCACACTCCCATCCCAGACATCCCCGGAGAACTGCTCACTGATCCCACACTCCAGTACTTTCTCGCAGAGCGCGTTTCCAACCTCTGTGGAATAGGAGGCGGCAAATTCCCAGGCTCACAGCCAGTCAGCTTttcgtcctcctcgttAGAACTCCTGGAAAATGAAGATTTCTGGGTATGCGAGAAGAGTGACGGTGTTAGGGTTTTGATTTTCATTGTCGTCAACCAATCGACTGAGCAGCAAGAAGTTTGGTTG ATCGATCGGAAACAAAGGTTCTTCAAAGTCCAAGGATTATATTTTGCTCACTGGGAGAACCGTTCGGCCTTTCTTGGCGAAACTTTATTGGATGGCGAGCTTGTCATCGATATTGACCCCATTTCCGGTGCA CAAACCCTAATGTATTACGCTTTTGATTGCATGGTATTACACGGTGAAAATATCATGGAGAAGCCACTTCTAAAGAGATATGCT AGGCTTCGAGATTGGGTTGTCAGACCATTTGAAAAGGCGCTGTCTGCGAATCCCGATATGAGGCGGACAATCCCTTTCAT GGTGGTCGccaaaagagaagagttgTCTTATCACCTCCGCTTCGTTATGGAGGAGCACATACCCAAGCTGAAGCATGGTCATGATGGTTTGATCTTTACATGTGTCCACACCCCGTACGTTGCGGGGACTGACGAAAACAT TCTTAAATGGAAACCACCTTCGGAGAACTCGATCGATTTCAAGGTCGAACTGCGTTTCCCTCCTCTACCAGATTCCGACGAGCCGGACTACAGCGCCAAGCCCGAATTCCTTCTTAACACCTGGCTGGGAGGCGACAGATATGAGTTTTTCGACTTTATGGCCATGACTGATGAGGAATGGCAAAG ATTTAAGGAATCCGAAGAGCAATTGGATGAGCGGATAGTAGAGGTCTGCTGGGACAGTCAGATACAAGCGTGGAAAATGCTGCGAATGCGGGACGACAAGCCGCACGGGAACCACAAATCCATCGTGGACAAGATCCTCGTCAGCATCAATGACGGTGTAgaaattgaagaa CTGTATGCCCGCGCGGACACCATTAAAGCTGCCTGGAAGGAGCGAGGAAAGCAGCGTAGTCAGCAGCAACCTCCGCAAACTCAAAGACCTCCGCCACCAGCTTATGGACAAGACCTGCATACGCCTGGCCATGGATATGCTCATACTGGCTATAACCCAGACTACAgccatcctccacctcaacAAGGTGTCATGTCTGGTTTGAGGCGTTAG
- a CDS encoding hypothetical protein (Match to ESTs gb|CF194379.1|CF194379, gb|CF191859.1|CF191859, gb|CF191812.1|CF191812; HMMPfam hit to Nucleoporin2, Nucleoporin autopeptidase, score: 171.6, E(): 1.6e-48), producing the protein MPDNAVVMSAVQSSSGASSSHYSSGVTQTTATFFLLFNPFLPYLLPDISPAEEEAATRKSWYSQQHLATMFGSTSAWGQNNQNQQQQQGGGLFGGGGGGTFGQQNTGGFGQSGTATGFGQPTQNTGGVFGGGATTNTGFGGFGASNQQQQPQQSNAFGAARPAFGASGSTFGQNTTGGGLFGSSNTANTGFGSNTSNTSGGGLFGAKPATSTFGSGATSNLFGAKPSTGFGASSNTQEVLKGPAELQTYRTDVPPPPPPSTGTANPIYYPTWQADPSTNTALGKEGPPHLFHSITAMLPYRGCSWEELRALDYQQGRKEATPQQQNAFGASSAGGFGQPASTGFGQQPATTGFGAKPAGAGLFGSSSPATGFGSTTSNTSTGFGASNTNTGGGLFGQSQPQQGSSLFGQTNTNTGGGLFGQTQPQQSTGGGLFGSSNTSTTNPFGGAQTTQQPQATSTFGGFGQSKPAFGSTGTTGFGTGSTGTSTFGQTGTGTTGFGGFGQTQPQQQQQQQQQPTTGGGLFGGATNTQQQAPGTGLFGQTAQQQQPAATGFGAAKPGGLFGSTTTPASTNTGFGGFGQTSNTSQPAGTGLFGSTNTNTNTTGGGLFGQTQPQQTTQQPATGGGLFGSTNAAPATGGGLFGAKPATTTAPSTGLFGQTQPTQQPAQTGGGLFGNTASTTGGGLFGSTTNNSLGQLGQQNQQSGGGLFGAKPATGGGLFGGASATGTGTGLFGQQPQQQQQQQPQTGTTGGLFGNLGQSQPASTGLFGSTTTQPAQQSTFGGGGLFSGLGQSAMQQPQQQQQQLQPSLTASIDQNPYGNNPLFAYSGQKLEIGSQSKKPALPPLTASSYRLTPSTNKSKINKLRGFASPLNVSQSPGRSGSPLSVSSPGRSSMFNSPAAPDRYKGLSDTALTPNAFVPRPNIKKLSVTPNIGSSIGGNDQLESVLGKSALKASTSSLKGSTSTLQTPGTPLVFHPPVNGTPSRPEIAESSVTRSTSAIASPRVAGSERAPKKGDYWCRPKLEKLEQMSKEDLSQLSGFTAGRRGFGEVSFLEPVDLTLAPLEDILGSIIVVDQSELSVYPDDYSQKPERGQGLNVPARIMLENVFTTDKATKDWVRDPEDPRFQKFVRRVKAIPDTEFISYTDDGTWTFRVEHFTTYGIADSDEDESIENGDLGRRREGVARKFSRSPSETSAEDDDDMFLPTKSIRDVEAEHDSGFEEDQLSEKSYMEDGLTEADESGEMDFPEASWDLPIKSQLGAEGMKNLRGMQDSFFGSSASMTRPGKELAMSKKREAEKGYESFFREAEGENVKLDERAIKRTSFGETQISLPKLRQPRKYARVTEEESVAKGAEGLRVDAGLASGRSFRCSWGPNGELVHIGKICSPTESVRADTDAVVYIEKVEVLSEETEVETSKSQRLLSLHLETSLIEQVQGVPTATINPGIRFHDFASRFDPGDRSHEANVFRLGVALFDEIDVQLPEGSSEELIERISSIRRKLALSRWLEDAVAPLVDSDLITRSEDQPGKIFSLLSGHQVEHAVESALEAGNMRLATLLSQAGGEESFKDELLKQLEDWQAYKVNPLIAVGYRKLYALLAGITDISAGDPSRGSDGCPDVLIAEGLDWKRAFGLHLWYGIPFENTIRDVVDSYTFSLSSSHPPAKPLPPYLEKSSDNIRSWNLPTEPTDVLYNLLQLYSDDAISLDQVLRSRDTSPSPFDVRLAWHLYVLLSRVLRRRDFEDRDESSGYSANADRLTAAYAAQLEEIGEWKWAAFVLLHLETVDGRFKALHALLYRHPAITKEDQAFLTETLCIPEEWIHESRAASLCSTGDAWGEYHALLQAKIYDRAHKILVEKLAPEAVLRDDKALLRRLCLKLEDKGVSGWEYGGKLFLEWADNSEDTVRLARVSGQPVPPTSHFLSVFNSISLA; encoded by the exons ATGCCGGATAACGCCGTTGTGATGTCTGCAGTTCAGTCCAGTTCAGGCGCGTCTTCGAGCCATTATTCGAGCGGCGTTACGCAAACCACAGCTACTTTCTTCCTACTCTTcaatcccttccttccttacCTGCTCCCTGATATCTCGCCcgcagaggaggaagcggcAACTAGGAAGTCTTGGTATTCACAGCAACACTTAGCTACCATGTTCGGCAGCACTTCGGCATGGGGTCAAAATAACCAAAaccaacaacagcagcaaggcGGAGGGCTCTttggcggtggaggaggaggaactTTCGGCCAGCAGAATACTGGGG GGTTCGGCCAAAGTGGCACCGCTACCGGATTCGGACAGCCTACACAAAATACCGGCGGCGTTTTTGGCGGCGGAGCTACGACCAACACTGGATTTG GTGGATTTGGAGCCAGTAaccaacaacagcaaccACAACAATCCAATGCGTTTGGAGCTGCGAGGCCGGCGTTTGGTGCCTCAGGATCAACCTTTGGTCAAAACACCA CTGGAGGTGGTCTGTTTGGAAGCTCAAACACAGCCAACACTGGATTCGGGTCCAATACTTCCAACACATCTGGCGGGGGTCTTTTTGGTGCTAAACCTGCGACTTCTACGTTTGGATCGGGTGCAACTTCAAACCTCTTTGGCGCTAAGCCTTCCACTGGCTTTGGTGCTTCCTCCAACACTCAGGAAGTCCTCAAGGGTCCTGCTGAACTCCAAACCTACCGAACCGATGtcccccctcctccacctccctcGACCGGTACTGCCAATCCAATTTATTACCCTACTTGGCAAGCAGATCCTTCCACCAATACGGCTCTCGGTAAGGAGGGGCCGCCCCATCTTTTCCACTCTATCACTGCTATGCTTCCTTATCGAGGCTGCAGTTGGGAAGAATTGAGAGCGTTGGATTACcagcaaggaagaaaggaggcCACACCCCAGCAGCAGAATGCCTTTGGAGCCTCGTCCGCCGGAGGCTTCGGTCAGCCTGCAAGCACTGGATTCGGTCAGCAACCCGCTACTACTGGATTTGGCGCCAAACCAGCTGGCGCTGGTCTCTTTGGGTCATCCTCCCCTGCTACTGGCTTTGGTTCGACGACGTCAAATACCAGCACTGGGTTCGGCGCTTCCAACACTAACACGGGTGGCGGGTTGTTCGGCCAATCCCAGCCTCAACAAGGTTCTTCATTGTTTGGTCAGACCAATACCAACACTGGTGGCGGGCTTTTCGGCCAGACGCAGCCTCAGCAAAGCACTGGTGGCGGTCTCTttggcagcagcaacaCCAGCACTACCAACCCTTTCGGTGGTGCTCAAACCACACAACAGCCTCAGGCCACAAGCACCTTTGGAGGGTTCGGCCAAAGTAAGCCTGCTTTCGGAAGTACAGGTACTACAGGTTTTGGGACAGGCAGTACCGGAACGAGCACATTTGGTCAAACAGGGACCGGCACAACTGGTTTCGGCGGCTTCGGTCAAACGCAACcgcaacaacaacaacagcaacagcaacaacctACGACGGGCGGCGGATTATTCGGTG GTGCCACTAATACTCAGCAGCAAGCTCCCGGTACAGGACTTTTCGGCCAGACTgctcaacagcaacagcctGCTGCGACTGGGTTTGGGGCCGCGAAGCCCGGTGGATTGTTTGGAAGCACGACTACCCCTGCTTCCACGAATACAGGATTTGGCG GTTTTGGGCAGACCAGCAATACCAGTCAACCCGCCGGCACCGGTTTGTTTGGAAGCACTAATACAAACACCAACACCACTGGAGGTGGATTATTCGGCCAAACCCAGCCCCAACAAACGACCCAACAACCAGCAACCGGTGGGGGTCTGTTTGGAAGCACGAATGCTGCCCCTGCAACTGGCGGTGGTTTGTTTGGTGCGAAGCCTGCTACGACTACAGCTCCTAGTACAGGCCTTTTCGGCCAAACGCAACCAACTCAACAACCTGCCCAGACGGGAGGTGGATTATTTGGCAACACCGCTTCAACGACTGGCGGCGGTCTCTTTGGCAGTACCACAAACAACTCCCTTGGTCAATTAGGCCAACAAAACCAACAGAGCGGTGGCGGATTATTTGGCGCGAAGCCAGCCACAGGCGGTGGTCTGTTTGGTGGAGCGAGCGCGACCGGTACTGGTACTGGTCTCTTTGGTCAACAAccccagcagcagcaacagcaacagccgCAAACTGGTACCACAGGTGGACTGTTCGGCAACCTCGGTCAATCACAGCCCGCCTCAACGGGCTTGTTCGGCAGCACGACGACTCAGCCGGCTCAGCAAAGCACctttggcggtggtggtctTTTTAGCGGACTGGGACAGTCTGCTATGCAGCAACcccaacagcaacagcaacaactgCAACCTAGTCTCACGGCGTCCATCGACCAAAACCCATACGGAAACAACCCCCTCTTTGCGTACAGTGGTCAAAAGCTTGAAATTGGCTCGCAGTCCAAGAAGCCGGCGCTCCCCCCTCTTACTGCATCATCTTACCGTCTCACCCCCTCGACCAACAAGTCTAAGATCAACAAACTTCGTGGCTTCGCGTCTCCCCTCAATGTGTCTCAGAGCCCTGGCCGATCCGGTAGCCCTCTTTCTGTCAGCTCCCCTGGTCGTTCGAGCATGTTCAACTCTCCCGCTGCTCCCGACAGGTATAAGGGTCTGAGTGACACCGCCCTGACCCCCAATGCCTTTGTGCCGCGTCCAAACATTAAGAAACTCTCGGTGACACCGAATATTGGCAGCTCCATTGGCGGTAATGACCAGCTGGAGTCTGTCCTTGGCAAATCAGCTCTCAAGGCCTCCACGAGCTCCCTCAAGGGTAGTACTTCTACCCTTCAGACACCTGGTACTCCTCTTGTATTCCATCCTCCTGTAAATGGTACACCTTCCCGTCCTGAGATCGCCGAATCTTCAGTCACCCGATCAACCTCAGCCATCGCATCACCCCGAGTTGCTGGGTCTGAGCGTGCGCCCAAGAAAGGCGATTATTGGTGTAGACCAAAGTTGGAAAAGCTCGAACAAATGAGCAAAGAAGATCTCTCCCAGCTGAGTGGTTTCACTGCAGGTCGACGTGGTTTCGGTGAAGTTTCATTCCTTGAACCTGTTGATTTGACACTTGCCCCCTTGGAAGATATTCTTGGCTCTATAATAGTCGTTGACCAATCTGAGCTCTCTGTCTACCCCGACGACTATTCTCAAAAACCTGAAAGAGGCCAAGGCCTGAATGTGCCAGCTAGAATCATGCTCGAGAATGTATTCACCACGGACAAAGCGACCAAAGACTGGGTGCGAGACCCTGAAGATCCAAGATTCCAGAAGTTTGTTAGGCGTGTTAAGGCTATTCCTGACACCGAATTCATCAGTTATACTGATGATGGGACCTGGACCTTCCGTGTGGAGCACTTTACGACCTATGGTATCGCCGATagtgacgaggatgaaagtATTGAAAATGGGGACCTGGGAAGGCGGAGGGAAGGTGTTGCCAGGAAATTTTCCAGATCTCCATCGGAGACGTCAGCagaggacgacgatgatatGTTTCTTCCTACCAAGAGTATCCGGGATGTTGAAGCTGAGCATGACTCTGGGTTTGAAGAGGACCAGCTTTCAGAAAAGTCTTATATGGAAGATGGGCTGACAGAGGCGGATGAGAGCGGTGAGATGGATTTTCCTGAAGCTAGTTGGGACCTTCCCATCAAATCGCAACTGGGAGCGGAGGGAATGAAGAATTTGCGAGGCATGCAAGACTCCTTTTTCGGGTCTTCTGCGTCTATGACAAGACCTGGGAAAGAGTTAGCAatgtcaaagaagagggaagcCGAGAAGGGATATGAGTCGTTTTTTCGTGAAGCCGAAGGGGAAAATGTGAAGCTTGATGAGCGGGCTATCAAG CGGACCTCTTTCGGCGAGACCCAAATAAGCCTGCCCAAACTTCGTCAACCAAGGAAGTATGCGAGAGTAactgaggaagagagtgtGGCCAAGGGAGCAGAGGGGCTAAGAGTGGACGCAGGATTGGCGTCAGGGAGATCATTCAGATGTTCTTGGGGTCCAAACGGAGAGCTGGTACACATTGGAAAGATTTGTTCGCCGACTGAGTCAGT TCGAGCGGACACCGATGCCGTTGTCTATATCgagaaggtggaggtaCTATCGGAAGAAACCGAGGTGGAAACATCCAAGTCTCAAAGACTACTCTCCCTCCACCTGGAGACCAGCTTAATTGAACAGGTGCAGGGTGTGCCAACAGCTACCATCAACCCAGGCATACGGTTCCACGACTTTGCTTCTCGATTTGACCCAGGTGATCGCTCTCACGAAGCCAACGTTTTCCGTCTTGGTGTTGCCCTTTTCGATGAGATTGATGTTCAACTTCCTGAAGGGTCATCGGAAGAGCTTATCGAACGCATTTCGTCAATCCGCCGAAAGCTGGCTTTGTCCAGGTGGTTGGAAGATGCTGTTGCTCCTTTGGTTGATTCCGATCTAATAACTCGAAGCGAGGACCAGCCAGGCAAgattttctctcttctgaGCGGCCATCAAGTCGAGCATGCTGTCGAGTCTGCTTTGGAGGCCGGCAATATGAGGTTAGCAACGTTATTGTCCCAAGcgggtggagaagaaagttTTAAAGACGAACTCTTGAAGCAGTTGGAAGACTGGCAGGCGTACAAGGTGAACCCTCTAATCGCTGTTGGTTACCGGAAACTCTACGCTCTTTTGGCCGGTATCACCGATATTTCAGCCGGCGATCCGTCTCGAGGGTCTGATGGGTGTCCTGACGTTTTGATTGCTGAAGGTCTTGACTGGAAGCGTGCATTCGgtcttcatctttggtACGGTATACCTTTTGAAAATACCATCCGAGATGTCGTCGACTCTTAtaccttttctctctcatcttctcatccacctGCTAAACCTCTTCCGCCATACCTTGAGAAATCATCCGACAACATTCGTTCCTGGAATCTTCCCACTGAACCTACAGATGTTCTGtacaatcttcttcaactttaTTCCGACGACGCCATCTCTCTTGACCAGGTACTTCGATCGCGAGACACATCTCCTAGCCCATTTGACGTGCGGTTAGCATGGCATCTTTACGTGTTGCTTTCCAGAgtgttgagaagaagagacttTGAAGATAGGGATGAGAGTAGTGGATACAGTGCGAACGCTGACCGATTGACGGCGGCTTATGCTGCGCAATTGGAAGAGATTGGCGAATGGAAGTGGGCTGCCTTTGTATTGTTGCACCTCGAGACAGTCGATGG GCGTTTCAAGGCTCTTCATGCCCTTCTTTACCGACATCCGGCCATTACTaaagaagatcaagctTTTTTGACGGAAACTCTCTGCATTCCTGAAGAATGGATACACGAATCTCGAGCAGCTTCCCTCTGTTCGACTGGTGATGCCTGGGGCGAGTATcatgctcttcttcaagccaAGATCTACGATCGGGCGCACAAGATACTTGTGGAGAAGTTGGCCCCAGAGGCGGTCTTGAGGGATGACAAGGCTCTTTTGAGAAGGTTGTGCTTAAAGCTGGAAGACAAGGGTGTTTCCGGTTGGGAGTATGGCGGAAAG TTGTTCTTGGAATGGGCCGACAATTCGGAAGATACCGTTCGGCTCGCTCGCGTTAGCGGGCAACCAGTACCCCCGACGTCCCACTTTCTATCTGTTTTCAATTCCATATCACTCGCTTAA